One window from the genome of Candidatus Omnitrophota bacterium encodes:
- a CDS encoding shikimate dehydrogenase: MRINGSTELYGIIGYPAHHTFSPAMHNAAFQSLGINAAYVAFEVKPKDLGSAMQCLKVLGIRGLNVTVPYKEAVLKYLDDVEKEAELIGAVNTIALKDGKPKGFNTDGKGFVKSLQEEFGILPKGKRFFIIGAGGASRAISFSLALQGAGRITLVDDAAEKSAALAKAVSRHTSCEAIALKKENKAIKEMVLNSDVLVNATPCGMKVSDPRVIEPNFIHKGLLVYDAIYNPRTTTLLRDARNRGAVTANGMGMLLNQGTLAFTIWTGKKAPIHLMKKALSGVL, translated from the coding sequence ATGCGTATAAACGGAAGCACGGAACTGTACGGCATTATAGGATATCCGGCTCATCATACATTTTCGCCGGCTATGCACAATGCCGCATTTCAATCACTTGGCATAAACGCCGCGTATGTGGCGTTTGAAGTAAAACCCAAGGACCTCGGTTCAGCTATGCAATGCTTAAAAGTGCTGGGCATACGCGGGCTGAATGTCACCGTACCTTATAAAGAGGCGGTATTAAAATATCTTGACGATGTAGAAAAAGAGGCCGAGCTTATAGGGGCGGTAAACACAATCGCGCTTAAAGACGGAAAGCCGAAGGGTTTTAACACCGACGGCAAAGGGTTCGTAAAGTCTCTGCAGGAAGAATTTGGCATACTACCTAAGGGTAAGCGTTTCTTTATAATCGGCGCAGGCGGCGCTTCCAGGGCCATATCTTTTTCGCTTGCGCTTCAAGGCGCCGGACGTATCACGCTTGTGGATGATGCAGCGGAAAAGTCGGCGGCTTTGGCAAAGGCCGTTTCCAGGCACACGTCCTGCGAGGCGATCGCTCTTAAGAAAGAGAATAAGGCCATAAAAGAGATGGTCCTCAATTCCGATGTTTTAGTAAACGCTACGCCCTGCGGCATGAAGGTGTCCGACCCAAGAGTAATTGAGCCCAATTTTATACATAAGGGCCTTTTAGTTTACGATGCCATATATAACCCCAGGACGACCACGCTTTTACGCGATGCCCGAAACAGGGGCGCTGTGACAGCGAACGGAATGGGGATGCTGTTGAACCAAGGTACATTGGCCTTTACTATCTGGACAGGCAAAAAAGCGCCGATTCATCTTATGAAGAAGGCGCTCAGCGGTGTATTATAA
- a CDS encoding 2-isopropylmalate synthase: MSSDRVIIFDTTLRDGEQSPGASLTPKAKLEIARQLAHLKADVIEAGFPISSKGDFEAVKAVAKNIKGPTICGLARCLKKDIDTAYQAVRYAKNRRIHVFLATSKIHMKYKLRKAEDEILRLAVWGVQYAKRLTENIEFSPEDASRTEKEFLYRVVRAVIDAGATTVNIPDTVGYAIPSEFSRLIKGIKENVNNIDECVLSVHCHNDLGLGVANSIVALQNGARQVECTINGLGERAGNASMEEIVMAINTRKDLFGFTSGIKTEELYKTSQLVSRLTGIIVQPNKAVVGANAFSHESGIHQDGVLKRRTTYEIMKPSDVGVEMTRLVLGKHSGRHAFSERLKKLGFNLSDSEINKTFLDFKKLADKKKEVFDEDLIAIVEETTRSITEKYRLDSIEVTSGNKITPRATIKLKSGHKTAEATSTGDGPVDACYKAIDKITGVKGKLLNYSLRAITGGKDAVGDVTVRIRVKDEILTGRGSSTDIIEASAKAYLNAVSRITNKRTAKSKTKTAL; the protein is encoded by the coding sequence ATGAGTAGTGACAGAGTCATAATATTCGACACGACGCTGCGTGACGGCGAGCAGTCACCGGGGGCGTCTCTGACGCCTAAGGCGAAGCTTGAAATAGCTAGGCAGCTCGCGCACCTTAAGGCCGATGTCATTGAAGCGGGTTTTCCCATTTCAAGCAAAGGCGATTTTGAGGCCGTAAAGGCCGTTGCCAAAAATATAAAAGGCCCTACGATCTGCGGGCTGGCAAGATGCCTCAAAAAAGACATCGATACAGCTTATCAGGCGGTGAGGTACGCCAAAAACCGCCGCATCCACGTATTTTTGGCCACGTCAAAGATACATATGAAATATAAACTGAGGAAGGCCGAAGACGAGATACTGCGCCTTGCGGTGTGGGGAGTCCAATACGCAAAGCGCCTTACCGAGAATATAGAATTTTCGCCGGAAGATGCCTCGCGCACAGAGAAAGAGTTTTTGTATAGGGTTGTAAGGGCAGTTATAGACGCGGGCGCTACAACAGTGAATATACCCGATACAGTCGGCTACGCCATTCCTTCGGAATTCAGCCGCCTTATAAAGGGAATAAAGGAAAACGTAAACAATATTGATGAATGCGTTTTGAGTGTCCATTGCCATAATGATTTGGGCCTGGGCGTCGCAAATTCCATAGTTGCGCTCCAAAACGGCGCGAGACAAGTCGAGTGCACCATAAACGGCTTGGGCGAACGCGCCGGCAACGCTTCGATGGAAGAGATAGTAATGGCGATTAATACGCGGAAGGACCTATTCGGGTTTACCTCCGGCATAAAGACAGAAGAACTTTACAAAACAAGCCAGCTTGTAAGCAGGCTTACGGGCATAATAGTCCAGCCGAACAAAGCCGTTGTGGGCGCGAACGCATTTTCGCACGAATCCGGCATACATCAGGACGGTGTGCTGAAACGCCGGACCACATACGAGATAATGAAACCGTCGGATGTGGGCGTAGAAATGACGCGCCTTGTGCTGGGAAAACATTCCGGCAGGCACGCTTTCAGTGAGCGGCTTAAAAAACTCGGATTCAATCTGAGCGATAGCGAGATAAACAAGACATTTCTCGATTTCAAAAAGCTGGCGGATAAAAAGAAAGAGGTCTTCGATGAAGACCTTATCGCTATAGTAGAAGAGACTACAAGAAGCATTACGGAAAAGTACCGGCTTGATTCCATTGAAGTAACCAGCGGCAATAAGATCACCCCGCGTGCAACAATCAAGCTTAAATCCGGCCACAAAACGGCCGAGGCAACTTCTACCGGGGACGGGCCTGTAGACGCATGCTATAAGGCGATCGATAAGATCACGGGCGTTAAGGGAAAACTCCTGAACTATTCCCTCCGCGCGATTACGGGCGGCAAAGATGCCGTCGGAGATGTTACGGTAAGGATAAGAGTCAAAGACGAGATCCTGACGGGCAGAGGTTCAAGCACCGACATCATAGAGGCGAGCGCCAAGGCCTATCTGAATGCCGTGAGTAGAATTACAAATAAGCGCACGGCTAAAAGCAAAACAAAGACGGCCCTATAA
- the ilvC gene encoding ketol-acid reductoisomerase, which translates to MLKIYYDNDADPSILKDKKIAIIGYGIQGRGQALNLRDSGLNVIVSEIEASPNYETAKKDGFNPISASEAAKQADIVQILTQDHVQAKVYKESIAPYMTKGKALVFSHGFNIRFKQIKPSKKIDVFMVAPKGPGALVRKMYEEGKGVPCLVAIHQDATGDAMKLALAYAKAIGGTRAGVIETTFSEETETDLFGEQAVLCGGVSEMIKAGFDTLVEAGYQPEIAYFEVLHELKLITDLIQETGISGMRRRVSNTACYGDVTRGPMVITEKTRKIMKKMLKDIRSGKFAREWIRENEEGRPNFNKLLKAGDEHPIEAVGKKLREMMPWMKK; encoded by the coding sequence ATGCTGAAGATTTACTATGATAACGATGCAGACCCGAGTATATTAAAGGATAAAAAGATCGCCATAATCGGCTACGGCATACAGGGCCGGGGCCAGGCGCTGAACCTCCGCGACAGCGGGCTCAATGTCATAGTGAGCGAAATAGAAGCGAGCCCGAATTATGAGACGGCAAAAAAAGATGGCTTCAATCCTATATCCGCATCCGAAGCGGCAAAGCAGGCCGATATCGTCCAGATACTGACGCAGGATCACGTGCAGGCGAAGGTCTACAAGGAATCCATAGCTCCGTATATGACCAAGGGAAAGGCGCTTGTTTTTTCACACGGATTTAATATAAGATTCAAGCAGATAAAACCGAGTAAGAAGATAGATGTCTTTATGGTGGCGCCGAAAGGCCCGGGAGCTTTAGTGAGAAAGATGTACGAAGAAGGGAAAGGCGTTCCATGCCTTGTGGCCATTCATCAGGACGCTACCGGTGATGCTATGAAACTGGCGCTCGCTTACGCTAAAGCGATAGGCGGAACGCGGGCAGGCGTTATTGAGACTACATTTTCTGAAGAGACAGAAACAGATCTTTTCGGAGAGCAGGCTGTTCTTTGCGGAGGCGTCAGCGAAATGATCAAGGCAGGATTTGACACGCTGGTAGAGGCGGGTTATCAACCGGAAATAGCATACTTCGAAGTCCTGCACGAATTGAAACTGATAACCGATCTTATACAGGAGACCGGCATAAGCGGGATGAGGCGCAGGGTTTCAAATACGGCCTGCTACGGCGATGTTACGCGCGGCCCCATGGTTATAACTGAAAAGACCCGCAAAATAATGAAGAAGATGTTGAAGGATATCCGATCCGGCAAGTTTGCCCGCGAATGGATAAGGGAGAACGAAGAGGGACGGCCCAATTTTAACAAGCTTTTAAAAGCGGGCGATGAACATCCCATAGAGGCAGTGGGTAAGAAGCTGCGCGAAATGATGCCCTGGATGAAAAAGTAG
- the ilvN gene encoding acetolactate synthase small subunit has product MRRTISLLVENKFGVLARIAGLFSARGYNIASLAVSETLDPVVSYMTVVVEAEDEKILEQIKKQLNKLIDVITVTDFTKKEHIDREMVLIKVDYSPKDKGKIENLLNKYVGKIIYSKGDIAIIEAVGDQAQIKELLEELGKFGVKELVRTGRVAVGY; this is encoded by the coding sequence ATGAGGCGGACAATATCACTTCTAGTAGAAAACAAATTCGGTGTCTTGGCGCGTATTGCCGGGCTTTTCAGCGCGCGGGGGTACAATATTGCCTCTCTCGCCGTCTCTGAGACATTGGACCCGGTAGTCTCTTATATGACTGTAGTGGTCGAGGCCGAGGACGAGAAGATACTCGAACAGATAAAGAAGCAGCTCAATAAATTGATCGACGTTATAACGGTTACCGACTTTACGAAGAAAGAGCATATTGACAGAGAGATGGTTTTAATAAAAGTGGATTATTCCCCGAAAGACAAAGGGAAGATAGAGAATCTTCTTAATAAGTATGTAGGGAAGATCATATATTCAAAAGGAGATATCGCGATCATTGAAGCGGTTGGAGACCAGGCGCAGATAAAAGAATTGCTCGAGGAGCTCGGGAAATTCGGCGTAAAGGAACTGGTCAGGACCGGAAGAGTGGCAGTCGGTTATTAA
- the ilvB gene encoding biosynthetic-type acetolactate synthase large subunit, protein MKLKGANILLEALKKEGVDVIFGYPGGQVLPILDALYDEKINFILTRHEQAAAHAADGYARATGKVGVCLATSGPGATNLTTGLATAYMDSIPMVAITGQVKTHLIGNDAFQEADVTGITRPITKYNYLVKDIKDLARIVREAFYVASTGRPGPVLIDIPSDVQMAEAEFIWHEKITMRSYKPTYVGHPGQIKKAAKAISLAKRPIIYAGGGIIISGAHKELRDLAEKIKTPVTWTLMGIGGFPSKHELSLGMLGMHGTAYANHAIMESDLIIAVGARFDDRVTGRLDAFAPHAKIVHIDIDPSSISKNVSVEIPIVGDAKNILSELVGEIKKAPDTSEWLKTVDEWKKKFPMQYKEDGILKPQYVVEQIYEATKGDAIIATEVGQNQMWAAQWYQYSHPRTFLSSGGLGTMGYGFPAAMGAKVGCPDKIVFDIAGDGSIQMNIQELATCVCNKINVKVAILNNGYLGMVRQWQELFYKRRYSQVSITGPDFVKLAESYGAVGISVSKKEDVRPAIEKAIKTDNTVFIDFRVEAEENVYPMVPAGEAINKIIGGLA, encoded by the coding sequence ATGAAATTAAAAGGCGCGAATATACTTCTGGAGGCTTTGAAAAAAGAAGGGGTCGATGTCATATTCGGTTACCCTGGCGGGCAGGTCCTGCCTATTTTAGACGCCCTTTATGACGAAAAGATAAATTTCATACTGACGCGCCATGAGCAGGCAGCTGCTCACGCGGCGGACGGATATGCGCGGGCAACGGGCAAAGTCGGGGTATGTCTTGCTACTTCCGGCCCCGGCGCCACAAATCTTACTACCGGCCTGGCAACCGCGTATATGGATTCTATTCCCATGGTTGCCATCACAGGCCAGGTAAAGACACACCTCATAGGAAACGACGCTTTTCAGGAAGCGGATGTTACGGGAATAACCAGACCCATAACAAAGTATAACTATCTTGTGAAAGACATCAAAGACCTCGCGCGCATAGTGCGCGAAGCGTTCTATGTGGCATCGACAGGCAGGCCCGGGCCTGTGCTTATAGATATACCATCGGATGTCCAAATGGCGGAGGCGGAGTTTATTTGGCACGAAAAAATTACAATGCGCAGTTATAAACCGACGTACGTCGGACATCCGGGACAAATAAAAAAGGCGGCAAAGGCGATATCGCTTGCCAAAAGGCCCATTATTTACGCGGGTGGCGGCATCATAATCTCCGGCGCGCACAAAGAACTTAGAGACCTGGCAGAAAAAATAAAGACGCCCGTTACCTGGACCCTTATGGGCATAGGCGGTTTTCCGTCAAAACATGAGCTTTCTTTGGGAATGCTCGGCATGCATGGTACGGCTTATGCAAACCACGCTATAATGGAATCGGATCTTATTATCGCAGTGGGCGCGCGTTTCGACGACCGCGTGACGGGGAGGCTCGACGCATTTGCGCCTCACGCCAAGATTGTGCATATTGACATAGACCCGTCTTCCATAAGTAAAAATGTCAGCGTAGAAATACCCATAGTGGGAGACGCAAAGAATATATTAAGCGAACTGGTAGGCGAAATCAAAAAGGCACCTGATACCTCAGAATGGCTTAAGACCGTGGATGAGTGGAAGAAGAAGTTCCCCATGCAATATAAAGAAGACGGCATTCTTAAGCCCCAGTATGTGGTCGAGCAGATCTATGAGGCGACAAAAGGCGACGCTATTATTGCCACAGAGGTCGGGCAAAATCAGATGTGGGCGGCCCAATGGTACCAATATTCCCATCCGCGCACATTCCTCTCTTCCGGCGGCCTCGGGACGATGGGGTACGGTTTTCCCGCGGCTATGGGCGCTAAGGTGGGGTGTCCGGACAAAATTGTGTTTGATATAGCCGGCGACGGCTCAATACAAATGAATATACAGGAACTCGCCACTTGCGTTTGCAATAAAATAAATGTAAAAGTGGCGATACTCAATAATGGCTACTTGGGCATGGTCAGGCAATGGCAGGAACTTTTTTACAAAAGGCGTTATTCGCAGGTTTCGATCACAGGGCCCGATTTTGTGAAGCTTGCCGAAAGCTATGGCGCGGTGGGCATATCTGTCAGCAAAAAAGAAGACGTGCGCCCGGCGATCGAGAAGGCCATCAAAACGGATAACACAGTTTTTATAGATTTCCGCGTGGAAGCGGAAGAGAATGTCTATCCTATGGTGCCGGCGGGCGAAGCGATTAACAAAATTATCGGGGGGTTGGCATGA
- the ilvD gene encoding dihydroxy-acid dehydratase: MRSDKIKRGLERAGNRALLYATGITKKEMAKPFIGVFSSHSDIIPGHIGMRRLERFIERGIVSAGGVPFIFGIPGICDGIAMGHSGMKYSLPSRELIADMVETIMRAHSLDGMVLLTNCDKITPGMIMAAARLNLPAITVTAGPMLSGRYAGRRLSLVKDTFEAVGRFKKGEISQEELGCLEMEACPGAGSCQGLYTANSMACITEVMGMSLPYSASALAVSAKKDRISFESGERIISLVRRNVLPRTIMRKEAIENAIIVDMAMGGSSNTVLHIKAIANELGINLPLKEFDKISRETPHIVNLLPGGEYFMEDLDMAGGIPAVLKRLRNRLNDVDTVSGDKISKIAREARIFDEEIIRPLNNPYHKEGGMAILYGNLAPDGAVVKQSAVSSKMLKFRGRARVFDSEESAMQAIMNAKIVKGDVVVIRYEGPRGGPGMREMLSPTSSIVGMGLANDVALITDGRFSGGTKGPCIGHISPEAAIGGPIAAIKDGDTILIDIPNRKLELDVNIGEIKKRLSKWTAPKPSISEGYLKRYAEAVTQANEGAVFGK; encoded by the coding sequence ATGCGCAGCGACAAGATAAAAAGAGGACTGGAAAGAGCGGGTAACAGGGCCTTACTTTACGCAACCGGTATTACTAAAAAGGAGATGGCCAAGCCCTTCATAGGGGTATTTTCAAGCCACTCTGACATAATACCCGGTCATATAGGGATGCGGAGGCTGGAGCGCTTTATTGAGCGGGGTATTGTGAGCGCGGGAGGCGTGCCTTTTATATTTGGGATACCGGGCATATGCGACGGCATAGCTATGGGCCATTCAGGCATGAAGTATTCGCTTCCGAGCCGCGAGCTAATCGCGGATATGGTCGAGACGATCATGAGGGCGCATTCGCTTGACGGGATGGTTTTACTTACTAATTGCGATAAGATAACGCCCGGCATGATTATGGCGGCGGCAAGGCTTAATTTGCCGGCAATAACCGTAACGGCAGGCCCTATGCTTTCCGGAAGGTATGCAGGCAGAAGGCTTTCTTTGGTAAAAGATACCTTTGAGGCAGTCGGCCGCTTCAAAAAGGGCGAGATATCGCAGGAAGAATTGGGCTGTCTTGAAATGGAAGCGTGCCCCGGCGCAGGATCGTGCCAGGGGCTTTATACGGCTAATTCCATGGCCTGCATTACTGAGGTGATGGGCATGAGCCTTCCTTATTCGGCTTCAGCGCTCGCTGTTTCGGCAAAAAAAGACAGGATCTCTTTTGAAAGCGGCGAAAGGATCATTTCGCTTGTGAGAAGGAATGTCCTGCCGCGCACCATCATGCGCAAAGAGGCGATTGAAAATGCTATCATTGTCGATATGGCAATGGGCGGATCAAGCAACACGGTCCTTCACATAAAAGCCATAGCAAATGAACTTGGCATTAATCTGCCGCTAAAGGAATTTGATAAGATCAGCCGCGAAACGCCGCACATCGTCAATTTACTGCCCGGCGGAGAATATTTTATGGAAGATCTTGATATGGCCGGAGGTATACCCGCTGTTCTTAAAAGGCTTCGCAATAGACTGAACGACGTCGACACAGTGTCCGGAGATAAAATATCCAAGATAGCGCGGGAGGCGCGGATATTTGACGAAGAAATCATCCGTCCGCTCAATAACCCTTACCATAAAGAGGGCGGCATGGCAATACTTTACGGCAACCTCGCGCCGGATGGCGCGGTTGTTAAGCAGAGCGCTGTTTCCAGTAAGATGTTAAAGTTTAGAGGCCGCGCGCGCGTTTTTGATTCGGAAGAATCGGCGATGCAGGCGATAATGAACGCAAAAATAGTAAAAGGCGACGTTGTGGTCATAAGATACGAAGGGCCGAGGGGTGGACCCGGCATGAGGGAGATGCTTTCGCCGACATCGAGTATTGTCGGTATGGGCCTTGCTAACGATGTCGCGCTTATAACTGACGGAAGATTTTCCGGCGGGACTAAAGGTCCGTGCATTGGCCACATATCTCCCGAGGCGGCAATCGGCGGGCCGATCGCCGCGATCAAAGACGGCGATACGATCCTGATAGATATCCCCAATAGAAAACTGGAACTAGATGTGAATATTGGCGAGATCAAGAAGAGGCTGTCCAAGTGGACAGCGCCCAAGCCATCCATTAGCGAAGGATATCTTAAGCGGTATGCCGAAGCGGTTACGCAGGCGAATGAAGGGGCGGTGTTCGGAAAATGA
- the alr gene encoding alanine racemase, with the protein MTHRATWAEVDLGAIVYNYRQVKKLVANGASILVIVKGNAYGHGMFEVTKALEKAGADFFGVATLDEALHLRERKIKTPILVLGSVLPKEVEPAIKNDITLTLCDMELAKIINRAAAKLKKKAKVHIKIDTGMGRIGVWHEGAFDFVKDVIFDCKNIFVEGIYTHFSVAGRDKFFTTYQLDSFNALLEELKHLGIDIPYRHAANSIAIVAIKKAHLNLVRPGIIMYGMYPKRSFSRLFRLKPAMSLKTKIVFLKKTPPGMSISYGRTYITQKPTVIATLPIGYADGYGRILSNKAKVLVRGEKAPVVGKVTMDQTMVDVGHIEGVKLGDEVVLIGKQGNNEISCEELARLAGTIPYEIVCSITNRVPRIYKNSR; encoded by the coding sequence ATGACGCATAGGGCTACGTGGGCTGAGGTCGATCTCGGAGCCATTGTCTACAATTATCGGCAGGTCAAGAAATTGGTGGCGAACGGCGCATCCATACTCGTCATCGTAAAAGGCAATGCGTACGGCCATGGCATGTTTGAGGTCACAAAGGCGCTTGAGAAAGCCGGCGCGGACTTCTTCGGCGTTGCCACTCTCGACGAGGCGCTCCATCTTCGCGAAAGAAAAATAAAGACGCCGATACTCGTTTTGGGTTCGGTGCTTCCCAAAGAAGTGGAGCCGGCTATTAAAAATGACATAACGCTCACCCTGTGCGATATGGAGCTTGCCAAGATCATCAATAGGGCGGCGGCCAAGCTGAAGAAAAAAGCAAAAGTTCACATCAAGATAGATACGGGCATGGGCCGCATAGGCGTCTGGCATGAAGGCGCTTTCGATTTTGTTAAGGATGTCATTTTCGATTGTAAAAATATTTTTGTAGAAGGCATATATACCCATTTTTCCGTAGCCGGCAGGGATAAATTCTTTACGACATATCAACTTGACTCTTTTAATGCCCTCCTGGAAGAACTCAAGCACCTTGGCATAGATATACCTTACCGCCATGCCGCCAACAGCATAGCGATTGTTGCTATTAAAAAGGCGCATTTAAATTTAGTGCGGCCGGGAATAATAATGTACGGCATGTATCCGAAAAGGTCGTTTTCACGCCTATTTCGCCTTAAACCGGCGATGTCCCTTAAGACAAAGATAGTATTTCTTAAAAAGACGCCACCCGGGATGTCCATAAGTTACGGGAGGACCTACATCACCCAGAAACCCACAGTTATCGCAACTCTTCCGATAGGCTATGCCGACGGCTACGGCCGTATCCTCTCCAATAAGGCGAAGGTCCTAGTCAGGGGCGAGAAGGCCCCGGTAGTAGGAAAGGTTACCATGGACCAGACCATGGTAGACGTTGGACACATAGAGGGGGTCAAGTTGGGAGATGAAGTCGTCCTAATAGGCAAACAGGGCAATAATGAGATAAGCTGCGAAGAGCTTGCGCGCCTGGCAGGCACGATTCCATACGAAATAGTCTGCTCCATAACTAACCGCGTTCCAAGGATATACAAGAATTCCCGCTAA
- the tsaB gene encoding tRNA (adenosine(37)-N6)-threonylcarbamoyltransferase complex dimerization subunit type 1 TsaB has protein sequence MITLGVDTSTEFLTVSVISGNKVLSDYNAIGRLSHSALLVPTIQKALRKARKKLKDVDLFAVGMGPGSFTGLRIGVTAMRAFSIALNKPIIGVPTLDAIAYNALELYSGHRSLHNGGLTPIPILDAKKSQVYACIYRIDGDRLVRNSDYLLEPVERLMKRLEGDVLFLGDGIAIYKDKLMAEKTIKAKFIEDNRWFPKASVIAKLGLEMFKSGKRDDPYDLEPLYLYARDCNVMGRPRPS, from the coding sequence ATGATAACACTTGGCGTAGACACGTCTACAGAATTTTTGACGGTAAGCGTAATAAGCGGTAATAAGGTGCTCTCCGATTATAACGCAATAGGCCGGCTTAGCCATTCGGCGCTTCTTGTGCCGACTATACAAAAGGCGCTAAGGAAAGCCAGAAAGAAACTCAAAGACGTCGATCTTTTTGCCGTCGGTATGGGCCCCGGCTCTTTTACGGGTCTCAGGATAGGCGTAACGGCGATGAGGGCCTTTTCCATAGCATTAAATAAGCCCATAATTGGCGTGCCGACGCTGGACGCAATAGCATATAATGCTTTGGAGTTATACTCCGGCCATCGTAGTTTACATAATGGGGGTCTGACCCCAATACCGATTCTGGATGCAAAGAAAAGTCAGGTCTACGCTTGTATTTATCGCATAGATGGTGATAGACTTGTAAGGAATAGTGATTATTTGCTTGAGCCTGTTGAGCGGCTGATGAAACGGTTAGAAGGAGATGTTTTATTTCTAGGCGACGGCATAGCTATATATAAAGATAAGTTGATGGCAGAGAAGACGATCAAGGCAAAGTTTATCGAAGATAATCGGTGGTTTCCCAAGGCGAGCGTGATCGCCAAATTGGGGCTCGAGATGTTTAAAAGCGGTAAGCGTGACGACCCGTACGATTTAGAGCCGCTTTATTTGTATGCGCGGGATTGCAATGTCATGGGCAGACCCCGGCCATCGTAG
- the tsaE gene encoding tRNA (adenosine(37)-N6)-threonylcarbamoyltransferase complex ATPase subunit type 1 TsaE, whose product MARSFVSKTRDETINFGKRLGKSLKAGDVVGLSGQLGSGKTVLTKGIARGLGVKQSSYVNSPSFVILKEYKGRIPLYHFDVYRLKDILQFSTVGYDEYFYGKGVSVVEWADKVKEALPKEYLMINIDIAGSSKRRISAKAHGKRYEKMLEKMKL is encoded by the coding sequence ATGGCACGAAGTTTTGTTTCTAAGACCAGGGATGAGACGATAAATTTCGGCAAACGGCTCGGCAAAAGTTTGAAGGCCGGAGACGTGGTCGGGCTTTCGGGCCAGCTTGGAAGCGGCAAGACGGTTTTGACTAAAGGGATTGCTAGAGGCTTAGGCGTAAAACAAAGTAGCTATGTAAACAGCCCGTCTTTTGTAATTCTTAAGGAATATAAGGGGCGAATTCCTCTTTACCACTTTGACGTTTATCGACTAAAAGATATTTTACAGTTTTCCACCGTCGGATATGATGAATATTTTTACGGCAAAGGTGTCTCGGTTGTAGAATGGGCCGATAAAGTGAAAGAGGCATTGCCGAAAGAATATCTTATGATAAATATCGATATCGCAGGTTCGAGCAAAAGAAGAATTAGCGCGAAAGCCCATGGAAAACGTTACGAAAAGATGCTCGAGAAGATGAAATTATGA
- a CDS encoding thiamine-phosphate kinase gives MKIKTLGEFGLIERVKKKAIPLKSAVLGIDDDCAVIDYTKDRYLLLTVDMLIDGVHFNLRKAGPKRVGRKALAVSLSDIAAMGGVPKYCLISVGLPPNMPVKVVDDFYAGFVKLAKEYKVELIGGDTNKSDKLICDVCVVGEVEKHRLVKRSGAKIGDKIYVTGRLGGSIKVKQYNFTPKVKEARILVKNFKVNAMIDISDGLSSDLRHIAESSNTGALIYEKDIPISKGSSLKGALTDGEDFELLFTMPGNVNEKVLTKKLGVRVSMIGEIVAEYKNVTIVDKSGKRVGLKPAGYRHF, from the coding sequence ATGAAGATAAAAACGCTCGGCGAGTTTGGTTTAATAGAGAGAGTAAAGAAGAAAGCGATACCTCTGAAGAGCGCCGTTTTGGGCATCGACGATGATTGCGCCGTTATAGATTATACAAAAGATAGGTATCTTCTACTAACTGTGGACATGCTGATAGATGGCGTCCACTTTAATTTGAGAAAAGCCGGGCCAAAGAGAGTCGGAAGAAAGGCATTAGCGGTATCTTTGAGTGATATTGCGGCTATGGGGGGAGTTCCAAAATATTGTCTTATATCGGTCGGTTTACCGCCAAACATGCCGGTTAAGGTTGTCGATGATTTTTACGCGGGTTTCGTTAAATTAGCGAAGGAATACAAAGTGGAACTTATCGGCGGTGATACTAATAAATCGGATAAGCTTATTTGTGATGTCTGTGTCGTCGGGGAAGTGGAAAAACACCGCTTAGTTAAACGCAGCGGCGCCAAAATAGGCGACAAGATATATGTCACAGGGCGATTAGGCGGATCCATAAAGGTCAAGCAATATAATTTTACTCCCAAAGTCAAAGAAGCTAGGATTTTAGTCAAAAATTTCAAAGTCAACGCTATGATAGATATCTCGGATGGGCTATCATCAGACTTGCGGCATATTGCCGAGTCAAGTAATACCGGCGCGCTTATATACGAAAAAGACATTCCTATTTCCAAGGGTTCGTCCTTAAAGGGCGCACTGACCGACGGTGAAGACTTCGAGCTCTTATTTACGATGCCGGGCAATGTGAATGAAAAAGTATTGACTAAAAAGCTTGGTGTTCGAGTTAGTATGATAGGCGAGATTGTTGCTGAATACAAAAACGTCACAATAGTGGATAAGAGCGGAAAAAGAGTCGGATTGAAGCCGGCAGGATATCGACATTTCTAA